From the bacterium genome, one window contains:
- the proB gene encoding glutamate 5-kinase — protein MDENAGRHRAPPPPGSPVVLKVGSSSLTRADGAVDERAIERVMRQVSAFWESGHPAVLVSSGAIAAGSPAVGGRPSDTTGLQVAAAVGQTLLMSHYSRVFPSIGRTVGQVLLTVDVLAMRAQYLHARRTLTRMLERGIVPIVNENDTVAIHGWKMGDNDRLAAIVSHLVSAGMLVLLTDTDGLYSADPRTGEGEPITTVRHRDPILDRVAAGAPGPVGSGGVGTKVEAVRMAAWSGIPTVIARSDRPGVIDTIIRGGAAGTYVVPGETKLSAWKLWLAFGQQPSGTLRIDDGAVRALARRGGSLLPVGITGMEGEFPAGASVEVRSRTGVLVGKGLVTVDSDQVRERMGKRSTDTGVPPEVIHRDRLVVLLDG, from the coding sequence ATGGATGAGAACGCCGGCAGGCATCGCGCGCCCCCGCCGCCGGGGAGCCCGGTGGTCCTCAAAGTCGGCTCGTCGAGCCTTACGCGTGCGGACGGAGCGGTGGACGAACGGGCCATCGAGCGGGTGATGCGGCAGGTGAGCGCCTTCTGGGAGTCCGGCCACCCGGCTGTCCTGGTCTCCTCGGGAGCCATCGCGGCCGGATCCCCGGCCGTCGGAGGGCGTCCTTCCGACACGACGGGCCTGCAGGTGGCGGCCGCGGTCGGCCAGACGCTCCTGATGTCCCACTACAGCCGGGTCTTCCCCAGCATCGGCCGGACGGTGGGCCAGGTGTTGTTGACCGTGGACGTGCTGGCGATGAGGGCCCAGTATCTCCACGCCCGGAGGACCCTGACCCGCATGCTGGAGCGCGGCATCGTGCCCATCGTCAACGAGAACGATACGGTGGCCATCCACGGCTGGAAGATGGGTGACAACGACCGGCTCGCCGCCATCGTGTCGCACCTGGTGAGTGCCGGGATGCTGGTACTCCTGACCGACACGGACGGCCTCTACTCGGCCGATCCCCGCACGGGAGAGGGTGAGCCGATCACGACCGTCCGGCACCGTGATCCCATCCTGGACCGGGTGGCCGCAGGCGCGCCCGGGCCGGTCGGATCGGGAGGGGTGGGAACCAAGGTGGAGGCGGTGCGCATGGCGGCCTGGTCAGGCATCCCGACAGTCATCGCCAGGTCGGATCGTCCTGGCGTCATCGACACCATCATCCGGGGCGGTGCGGCGGGCACCTACGTGGTACCCGGTGAAACCAAGCTGTCGGCCTGGAAGCTGTGGCTGGCTTTCGGGCAGCAACCCAGCGGCACGCTCCGGATCGATGACGGTGCGGTGCGGGCTCTGGCGCGGCGGGGCGGCTCGTTGTTGCCGGTGGGGATCACCGGAATGGAAGGGGAGTTCCCGGCGGGCGCGTCGGTTGAGGTGCGGAGCCGCACGGGCGTGCTGGTGGGGAAGGGTCTGGTGACGGTCGATTCGGACCAGGTCAGGGAACGGATGGGTAAGCGCAGCACGGATACCGGGGTCCCGCCGGAGGTCATCCATCGCGATCGGTTGGTCGTCCTGCTGGACGGCTGA
- the nadD gene encoding nicotinate-nucleotide adenylyltransferase, with the protein MRIGLLGGTFDPPHVAHLAVAEAAFRQLRLDAIWLVPAGSPWQKEGSVVTSAEDRWGMTVAAVEGIPYMKGDDREVVRPGPTYTFDTVSGLADHEVTLILGADAASRMASWHRSAELQKMVGIAVAPRPGADPDTVEAAVITPVKWLDVPRLDISGTELRKRAMAGRSLRFLVPEGVWRYIETRGLYR; encoded by the coding sequence ATGCGCATCGGCCTCCTAGGCGGTACCTTCGATCCTCCCCACGTCGCCCACCTGGCTGTGGCCGAGGCGGCCTTCCGGCAGTTACGCCTGGATGCGATCTGGCTGGTGCCGGCGGGGTCGCCATGGCAGAAGGAGGGGTCGGTGGTCACGAGCGCCGAGGACCGGTGGGGCATGACCGTGGCGGCGGTGGAGGGGATTCCGTACATGAAGGGCGACGACCGCGAGGTGGTCCGGCCCGGCCCGACCTATACCTTCGATACCGTGTCGGGCCTGGCCGATCACGAGGTGACTCTGATCCTGGGGGCCGACGCCGCCTCCCGGATGGCATCGTGGCACCGGAGCGCCGAACTCCAGAAGATGGTGGGCATCGCGGTGGCGCCCCGGCCCGGCGCCGATCCCGACACGGTGGAGGCGGCCGTGATCACCCCTGTGAAGTGGCTGGATGTCCCGCGGCTCGACATCTCGGGCACGGAACTACGCAAGCGCGCCATGGCCGGTCGGAGCCTGCGCTTCCTGGTGCCGGAGGGCGTGTGGCGCTACATCGAGACGCGCGGCCTCTACCGCTGA
- the trkA gene encoding Trk system potassium transporter TrkA, which produces MRIVVVGAGAVGGYIAERLSLEGQDVVVIEIDPRRAAELKDRLDALVITGNGASAATLEQAGIDQAALLLAVTASDGANILACHTAKKLGVERTVARVQDPDLRDGLDGIDVDVVIDPVGAAAEEIAALVVESGLSELIEFGDGQLSLVGGTVTAGSPLVGVPLMDIPRNESFSWLAIAAVRNGSTIVARGDTTVLEGDHLLLMVKSRNVDRARSMIGIHDRDIRRVLIIGTTGVARLTTALLVKAGMEVVVIDPDEARCGAVAEEVPSALVIAADPTDPRVFGELDTNLHDAVVALTGVDSMNLIPCLVAKAMGAATTISRVTRMSYVDLLAGIGVDTTVSTRLTAAASILRFVRRGTIYSVVTFSDTDAEVIELEAVPGSEAVGNSLLELTLPHGMVVGGMVRGDIAFVPSGATTIEEHDHLIIFAVPDAMAAVESMFSA; this is translated from the coding sequence ATGCGCATCGTGGTGGTGGGTGCGGGAGCGGTAGGGGGATACATAGCCGAACGCCTATCCCTAGAGGGTCAGGACGTGGTCGTGATCGAAATCGATCCTCGCCGGGCCGCCGAGCTCAAGGACCGTCTCGACGCTCTGGTAATCACGGGTAACGGCGCCAGCGCCGCCACGCTCGAGCAAGCCGGAATCGATCAGGCCGCCCTACTGCTCGCGGTGACCGCCAGCGACGGCGCCAACATCCTCGCCTGCCACACCGCCAAGAAGCTGGGCGTGGAACGCACCGTCGCCCGGGTGCAGGACCCGGATCTCAGAGACGGCCTCGACGGTATCGACGTAGATGTGGTCATCGATCCCGTCGGGGCGGCAGCCGAGGAAATCGCTGCGCTGGTGGTGGAATCCGGGCTGAGCGAGCTGATCGAGTTCGGTGACGGGCAACTGTCCCTGGTCGGCGGCACCGTTACTGCCGGATCGCCGCTGGTCGGAGTACCGCTGATGGATATCCCTCGCAACGAAAGCTTCAGCTGGCTGGCCATCGCCGCGGTCCGAAACGGCTCCACCATCGTGGCGCGGGGAGACACGACCGTACTCGAGGGTGACCACCTGCTGCTGATGGTCAAGAGCAGGAACGTCGACCGAGCCAGGTCGATGATCGGCATCCACGACCGCGACATCCGCCGGGTATTGATCATAGGAACGACCGGCGTGGCCCGGCTTACCACCGCCCTGCTGGTCAAGGCGGGCATGGAGGTCGTGGTGATCGACCCCGACGAGGCCCGGTGCGGCGCCGTGGCCGAGGAGGTCCCGTCCGCGCTCGTGATCGCCGCCGATCCCACCGACCCCAGGGTGTTCGGAGAGCTTGACACCAACCTTCACGACGCCGTGGTCGCCCTCACCGGCGTCGATTCCATGAACCTGATCCCTTGCCTGGTCGCCAAGGCGATGGGTGCCGCCACCACCATCAGCCGGGTGACGCGCATGAGCTACGTGGATCTGCTGGCGGGTATCGGGGTGGATACGACGGTGTCCACCCGCCTGACCGCCGCCGCGTCGATCCTCCGGTTCGTGCGGCGAGGCACCATCTACTCGGTCGTGACCTTCTCCGACACCGACGCCGAGGTGATCGAGCTGGAGGCTGTTCCGGGTTCCGAGGCGGTGGGGAACTCGCTCCTCGAGCTGACTTTGCCCCATGGAATGGTGGTTGGAGGAATGGTGCGCGGTGACATCGCCTTCGTCCCCTCGGGCGCCACGACCATCGAGGAGCACGATCACCTGATCATCTTCGCCGTACCCGACGCCATGGCTGCCGTCGAGTCGATGTTCTCGGCGTGA
- a CDS encoding TrkH family potassium uptake protein, with the protein MTSPRRSFRLHRPGTVFGRLSYVIGAVVVAAGTAMFPAAVTALIYREQEVAGWITLSAVLTILAGLFGWRVMGSPGTLTTKEGFASVGLAWFAMACFGVLPYLLTGTIDNLTDAFFETVSGFTTTGATLIPDPAAVPRGILMWRSTTQWLGGMGVIVLSLAVLPLLGTGGVQLARAEAPGPEPDRLTPRFRETAKRLWYIYALLTLVEVLLLWAGDMTLFQAINHSFTNMATGGFSTEATSIDGFSPYVQWVVIVFMLFSGTSFALHFRALRDPGRYFKNTEFRLFTGIVAVASLVMILSLWGQAPAADVIRDSVFTSMSLVTGTGYATADFGAWIPALQLFVVGLMFLGGMAGSTTGGIKIYRMGVLVRAAAADLRRLIHPRGIFLIRFGSKRVHEPIVQSVQSFFLFFMFLFMTGTFLLGFMGALFGPELGLVDAASATASALSNFGPALGEFGPTGNYSALTWPGKWLLSLLMIAGRLELFPVLLLFTRSLWRR; encoded by the coding sequence ATGACCTCACCCAGACGATCGTTCCGTCTTCACCGTCCCGGAACCGTATTCGGTCGCCTGTCCTACGTGATCGGAGCCGTGGTCGTGGCGGCAGGGACCGCCATGTTTCCGGCGGCCGTCACCGCGCTCATCTACCGGGAACAGGAGGTTGCCGGCTGGATCACCTTGTCGGCGGTGCTCACCATCCTGGCCGGACTGTTCGGCTGGCGGGTGATGGGGAGTCCCGGGACCCTCACCACCAAGGAGGGGTTCGCCTCGGTAGGCCTCGCCTGGTTCGCCATGGCCTGCTTCGGGGTGCTCCCGTACCTGCTGACCGGAACCATCGACAACCTCACCGACGCATTCTTCGAGACCGTATCCGGCTTCACCACCACCGGCGCCACCTTGATCCCCGATCCGGCCGCTGTGCCCCGCGGCATCCTCATGTGGAGGTCCACCACCCAGTGGCTGGGCGGCATGGGCGTGATCGTCCTGTCGCTGGCCGTCCTCCCCCTGCTCGGAACCGGCGGGGTTCAGCTGGCTCGGGCCGAGGCGCCCGGGCCCGAACCCGATCGTCTAACGCCTCGATTCCGGGAGACCGCAAAGAGGCTGTGGTACATCTACGCCTTGTTGACGCTGGTGGAGGTCCTGCTCCTATGGGCGGGGGACATGACGCTCTTCCAGGCCATCAACCACTCCTTCACCAACATGGCCACCGGCGGGTTCAGCACCGAAGCCACCTCCATCGACGGTTTCAGCCCCTACGTGCAGTGGGTGGTGATCGTCTTCATGTTGTTTTCCGGAACCTCATTCGCGCTGCACTTCCGAGCCCTACGGGATCCCGGCCGGTACTTCAAGAACACCGAGTTCAGGTTGTTCACGGGGATCGTGGCGGTCGCCAGCCTGGTCATGATCCTGAGCCTGTGGGGGCAGGCGCCTGCAGCCGACGTCATCCGCGACTCGGTCTTCACATCTATGTCCCTGGTCACCGGCACCGGATACGCAACCGCCGACTTCGGCGCTTGGATACCGGCTCTCCAGCTGTTCGTGGTCGGCCTGATGTTCCTGGGCGGTATGGCGGGATCGACCACCGGCGGCATCAAGATCTACCGCATGGGTGTGCTGGTCAGGGCGGCCGCGGCCGACCTGAGGCGCCTCATCCACCCACGCGGGATCTTCTTGATCAGGTTCGGTTCGAAGCGGGTGCACGAGCCCATCGTGCAGAGTGTCCAGTCGTTCTTCCTCTTCTTCATGTTCCTTTTCATGACCGGTACTTTCCTGCTGGGCTTCATGGGCGCCTTATTCGGGCCCGAACTCGGCCTCGTGGACGCCGCATCCGCCACCGCCAGCGCGCTCAGCAACTTCGGCCCGGCGCTCGGCGAGTTCGGCCCGACCGGCAACTACTCCGCCCTAACGTGGCCGGGCAAGTGGTTGCTCTCGCTGCTCATGATCGCCGGGCGCCTCGAGCTGTTCCCGGTGTTGCTGCTCTTCACCCGGTCGCTCTGGCGCCGGTAG
- the rplU gene encoding 50S ribosomal protein L21: protein MYAIIRSGGKQTRVSKGYVIDVELMKDAGDEVTFTPLLVVDNEGSVFTSREDLAGMQVKARVLGNVKGRKVEVFKYKNKSGYRRRKGHRQRHTRLEITHVGAVS from the coding sequence ATGTACGCGATCATCCGCTCGGGTGGCAAGCAGACCAGGGTGTCCAAGGGCTACGTCATAGACGTGGAGTTGATGAAGGACGCCGGGGATGAGGTGACCTTCACGCCGTTGCTGGTGGTGGACAACGAGGGCTCCGTATTCACCAGCAGGGAGGATCTCGCCGGAATGCAGGTCAAGGCCCGGGTGCTCGGCAACGTCAAGGGCCGCAAGGTCGAGGTGTTCAAGTACAAGAACAAGTCCGGGTATCGGCGCCGGAAGGGCCATCGCCAGCGGCACACCCGCCTCGAGATAACCCATGTGGGCGCCGTCAGTTGA
- a CDS encoding Rne/Rng family ribonuclease codes for MPFFRRKTAEIVRRGVGDESTEERTTRKISGKTVKVRRVRELPAKPKQAAKAATKRKRRQPKQGSARPGSRQRSRSHSHAEGTVPLPAAGRRQMLVRVLPHQTQIVVLEGSLLVEHYVHRSDQESLVGNIYKGVVRSVLPGLEAAFVDIGTEKNGVIYAGDLNSSRRTHGRGPRIERQLKHGDHLMVQVDKDPMGSKGPRLTSQMTLPGRHLVLSPKNSMLGISRRLPEAERNRLRLLLQAERPPGFGLIVRTAAAGSSRREIVADIARLKAKWAEVEEAAKGASAPTLIHEEPSLLIRVIREHFTRDFRRLLIDDRRAHESVLKYLKEVSPELVDRVHLSQDRNQSLFTRFRVDDQLRRALDRKVWLPSGGHLVIDRTEALTVVDVNTGKYVGEANLEDTVLHNNLEAAEEIARQLRLRDIGGIIVIDFIDMEVKKNREAVLERLRAALAADKTTTQVHSVSSLGLVEMTRKNVSSGLIESFSDPCPTCDGRGLVLHEKAATSGVPISPVGDKVAM; via the coding sequence ATGCCTTTCTTTCGGCGCAAGACAGCCGAAATAGTTCGCCGCGGAGTCGGCGACGAATCGACCGAAGAACGAACAACCAGAAAGATCAGCGGTAAGACCGTAAAGGTCCGGCGGGTACGAGAGCTGCCGGCCAAGCCCAAGCAGGCCGCCAAGGCCGCCACCAAGCGGAAGAGAAGACAGCCCAAGCAGGGTTCGGCCCGGCCCGGAAGCCGCCAACGGAGTCGTTCGCATTCCCACGCCGAGGGGACGGTTCCGCTTCCCGCGGCCGGACGCCGCCAGATGCTGGTCAGGGTGTTGCCCCACCAGACCCAGATCGTGGTGCTGGAGGGCTCGCTGCTGGTGGAGCACTACGTCCACCGCTCGGACCAGGAGTCGCTGGTCGGCAACATCTACAAGGGTGTCGTGCGCAGCGTGCTTCCGGGTCTGGAAGCCGCTTTCGTCGACATCGGCACGGAGAAGAACGGCGTCATCTACGCCGGGGACCTGAATTCGTCCCGGCGCACGCACGGGCGGGGACCTCGCATCGAGCGCCAGCTCAAACATGGCGACCACCTCATGGTCCAGGTCGACAAGGACCCGATGGGCAGCAAGGGACCGCGGCTCACCAGCCAGATGACGCTGCCCGGCCGGCACCTGGTGCTGTCACCCAAGAACTCCATGCTGGGTATCTCCCGTCGCCTGCCCGAGGCGGAACGCAACCGGCTGCGCCTCCTGCTCCAGGCTGAGCGCCCGCCCGGCTTCGGTCTCATCGTGCGTACGGCGGCGGCCGGTTCATCGAGGCGGGAGATCGTGGCCGACATCGCCCGCCTCAAGGCAAAGTGGGCGGAGGTCGAGGAGGCCGCGAAGGGTGCGTCCGCGCCCACGCTCATCCACGAGGAGCCCAGCCTCCTGATCCGGGTGATCCGAGAGCACTTCACGCGGGACTTCCGGCGCCTGCTGATAGACGATCGCCGGGCCCACGAGTCGGTCCTGAAGTATCTGAAGGAGGTCTCCCCGGAGCTGGTTGACCGGGTGCATCTCAGCCAGGATCGCAACCAGAGCCTGTTCACGCGGTTCCGGGTGGACGATCAGCTCCGCCGGGCGCTGGACCGCAAGGTGTGGCTGCCGTCAGGGGGACACCTGGTGATAGACCGGACCGAGGCGCTGACGGTGGTCGACGTGAACACCGGCAAGTACGTGGGCGAGGCCAACCTCGAGGACACGGTCCTCCACAACAACCTCGAGGCCGCCGAGGAGATCGCGCGCCAGCTTCGCCTGCGAGACATCGGGGGGATCATCGTCATCGATTTCATCGATATGGAGGTCAAGAAGAACCGCGAGGCGGTTCTGGAGCGGCTCCGGGCGGCGCTCGCCGCCGACAAGACCACCACTCAGGTGCACTCTGTGTCGAGTCTCGGCCTCGTCGAGATGACCCGCAAGAATGTGTCCAGCGGTCTGATAGAATCCTTCTCCGATCCTTGTCCCACCTGTGACGGGCGCGGGCTCGTGCTCCACGAGAAAGCCGCCACGTCGGGGGTTCCGATCAGTCCGGTGGGCGACAAGGTTGCGATGTGA
- the rodA gene encoding rod shape-determining protein RodA, with amino-acid sequence MAVLGRSLDGLGGIFEDRPRPTPDVIVFVLVAALMALGSVMVYSSTFVRLDEETGDPTSAMRRQMIFAGVALVTYVVASMVDYRLYRRFPFLIYGVMMIALIGVLFAPPQKGATRWIPVGAFQFQPSEFAKVALIIALASLLTRESGRRLSWRSLGQALLMAAAPGFLIFLQPDLGTMLVVGFITVGMIFVAGSSIRQMLVLGASGVVGVTAVFQLDVLKSYQIARLAGFLDQASDLQGVNWNLYQSQIAIGSGQLVGRGLFQGTQTRLSFIPSQTTDFIFTAVGEQFGFIGGSAVILAYAILIWRVLIVAAVAPNAFGSMISVGMAALLSFHVFVNIGMTVGLVPVTGLPLPFMSAGGSAMIAMAGGLGIVNSVWRSRSPVSDRPEARDL; translated from the coding sequence ATGGCGGTGCTGGGTCGCTCTCTCGATGGCTTGGGCGGGATATTCGAGGACCGTCCCAGACCGACGCCGGATGTCATCGTGTTCGTCCTGGTGGCCGCTCTCATGGCCCTGGGCAGCGTGATGGTCTACTCGTCGACGTTCGTGCGGCTGGACGAGGAAACGGGAGATCCCACCTCGGCCATGCGAAGGCAGATGATCTTCGCAGGCGTGGCGCTGGTCACCTACGTGGTGGCCTCGATGGTCGACTACCGCCTGTACCGGCGCTTTCCGTTCCTCATCTACGGCGTCATGATGATCGCCCTGATCGGTGTCCTGTTCGCCCCACCCCAGAAGGGCGCCACCCGTTGGATCCCCGTGGGGGCCTTCCAGTTCCAGCCGTCCGAGTTCGCCAAGGTGGCCCTGATAATCGCGCTGGCGAGCCTGCTGACCAGGGAGTCCGGGCGGCGCTTGTCGTGGAGGTCCCTCGGACAGGCTCTCCTGATGGCGGCGGCGCCCGGGTTCCTCATCTTCCTCCAACCCGATCTCGGCACCATGCTGGTGGTGGGTTTTATCACCGTGGGCATGATCTTCGTGGCCGGCTCGAGCATTCGCCAGATGCTGGTCCTGGGAGCTTCCGGGGTGGTGGGCGTGACAGCCGTGTTCCAACTCGATGTCCTCAAGTCCTACCAGATCGCCCGGCTCGCCGGGTTCCTCGATCAGGCCTCCGACCTGCAGGGCGTCAACTGGAACCTCTACCAGAGCCAGATCGCCATCGGTTCCGGCCAGCTCGTCGGAAGGGGGTTGTTCCAGGGCACCCAGACCCGTCTGAGCTTTATCCCCTCCCAGACCACCGACTTCATATTCACCGCGGTGGGGGAGCAGTTCGGATTCATCGGCGGCTCGGCGGTGATCCTCGCTTACGCCATCCTGATATGGCGCGTCCTGATCGTGGCCGCGGTAGCGCCCAATGCGTTCGGGTCCATGATCTCGGTCGGCATGGCAGCGCTCCTGTCCTTCCATGTGTTCGTCAACATCGGCATGACCGTCGGCTTGGTCCCGGTGACCGGACTCCCGCTGCCGTTCATGAGCGCCGGCGGTTCGGCCATGATCGCCATGGCGGGCGGGCTGGGGATAGTGAACTCGGTCTGGCGATCGAGATCGCCGGTCAGCGACCGGCCGGAGGCGCGCGATCTCTGA
- the obgE gene encoding GTPase ObgE, translating into MFIDQVRVHLRSGNGGAGAVSFRQVGRRPGGRPAGGSGGRGGSVVIAVDVGMSTLQDFRRRPHRAAGHGSHGASDLRHGRQGEDLVVPVPPGTVVIDDEDRIVADLVAAGQQVTVLEGGRGGRGNAALISPANRAPSFCEQGEYGSEAWFTLEMKLVADAALIGFPNAGKSTLISRVSAARPKIADYPFTTLVPNLGVVTIEDRSFVMADVPGLVEGAAEGRGLGHEFLRHCERARVLVFLLDPSPLQELSLERQYEVLERELRMHDPGLADRPRVVAVTKRDLSVESPVTTALLEVAPDLIEISSVAGQGLDDLVHRIADAVDQAGRTSDQGEGYVLHRPLAATFEVNRVDGVWVVNGRAAERAVALNDLTLSDAALLASRRLSRLGVDDCLRRAGARDGDEVRIGDLVFEYSEPDDG; encoded by the coding sequence GTGTTCATCGACCAGGTCCGCGTCCATCTCCGATCAGGTAACGGCGGGGCCGGCGCGGTCTCGTTCCGCCAGGTCGGTCGCCGTCCCGGGGGAAGGCCCGCCGGGGGCTCGGGCGGGCGGGGCGGAAGCGTGGTCATAGCCGTCGACGTGGGGATGTCCACCCTCCAGGATTTCCGCCGTCGTCCCCACCGCGCGGCCGGGCATGGGAGCCACGGGGCATCGGACCTACGGCACGGGCGCCAGGGCGAGGACCTGGTGGTGCCGGTGCCACCGGGCACGGTCGTGATCGATGACGAGGATCGGATCGTCGCCGATCTGGTAGCCGCAGGCCAGCAGGTCACGGTGCTGGAAGGTGGCCGGGGCGGCCGCGGCAACGCTGCCCTCATCTCGCCGGCCAACCGGGCGCCGTCCTTCTGCGAGCAGGGCGAGTACGGGTCGGAGGCCTGGTTCACGCTGGAGATGAAACTGGTTGCCGACGCGGCGCTGATCGGCTTCCCCAACGCCGGCAAGTCGACCCTGATCTCGCGGGTGTCGGCGGCCCGTCCCAAGATCGCCGACTACCCCTTCACCACGCTGGTCCCCAACCTGGGCGTGGTCACGATCGAGGACCGGTCCTTCGTCATGGCCGATGTGCCCGGCCTGGTGGAGGGAGCTGCCGAGGGTAGGGGACTCGGGCACGAGTTCCTCCGTCATTGCGAGCGAGCCCGCGTGCTGGTATTCCTCCTCGACCCGTCCCCATTGCAGGAGCTTTCCCTGGAACGCCAGTACGAGGTACTGGAGCGCGAGCTTCGCATGCACGACCCCGGTCTGGCCGATCGCCCGCGGGTGGTGGCCGTCACCAAGCGTGACCTCTCTGTCGAGAGCCCGGTCACCACCGCTCTGCTCGAGGTCGCCCCGGACCTGATCGAGATCAGTTCGGTGGCCGGGCAGGGCCTCGACGACCTGGTCCATCGGATCGCAGACGCCGTCGACCAGGCGGGCAGGACGAGCGACCAGGGCGAGGGGTACGTCCTGCACCGCCCGCTCGCCGCTACCTTCGAGGTGAACCGTGTGGACGGCGTATGGGTGGTGAACGGCCGGGCCGCGGAGCGTGCGGTGGCTCTGAACGACCTGACCCTGTCCGACGCGGCCCTGCTCGCTTCCCGCCGCCTCTCCCGTCTCGGAGTGGATGATTGCCTGCGGAGGGCAGGCGCCCGGGACGGTGACGAGGTGCGGATCGGCGATCTGGTCTTCGAGTACTCGGAGCCCGACGATGGATGA
- a CDS encoding M23 family metallopeptidase gives MIAFRLSMVLVAAVSLLAPAASARSTSAEGLSCVGLSPPVDGVITVPFDPGPGYEGHWGVDYEGDRDGLIQAAAGGTVIFSGRVVHNPAVTIDHGGGLWTSYSYLGHITVLAGEDVERGTVVGTVGGDTGHGDVHLSVRIDGEYIDPLRVMGCQARAPSGGLRLVGRS, from the coding sequence GTGATTGCTTTTCGCCTGTCCATGGTGCTCGTTGCTGCCGTGTCGCTTCTCGCTCCGGCCGCGTCGGCACGGAGCACCTCTGCGGAGGGTCTATCGTGCGTGGGCCTGAGCCCGCCCGTCGACGGGGTCATCACCGTGCCCTTCGATCCCGGGCCGGGCTACGAGGGCCACTGGGGAGTGGATTACGAAGGAGACCGCGACGGCCTGATCCAGGCGGCCGCCGGAGGGACCGTCATCTTCTCCGGCCGCGTGGTCCACAACCCGGCGGTCACCATCGACCACGGGGGCGGCTTGTGGACCAGCTACTCCTACCTGGGGCATATCACGGTGCTGGCCGGCGAGGATGTCGAACGCGGAACGGTGGTCGGCACCGTAGGAGGCGACACCGGCCATGGCGACGTCCATCTCTCGGTCCGGATCGACGGCGAGTACATAGATCCGCTGCGGGTGATGGGTTGCCAGGCCAGGGCGCCCTCCGGCGGCCTCCGCCTGGTGGGACGGTCCTGA
- the rsfS gene encoding ribosome silencing factor, which translates to MAADAIDAKQASDIVVLDMGDLLGIVDIFVIGTGTSKRQVRTMLEEVDLRLGRCGRKPLRTEGLDTGEWVLADYGDLVVHIFQTEARDFYALDRLWGDAPRLLWEPDPPD; encoded by the coding sequence ATCGCGGCTGATGCCATCGATGCCAAGCAGGCAAGCGACATCGTGGTCCTCGACATGGGTGATCTGCTGGGAATCGTGGACATCTTCGTGATCGGCACCGGAACCTCCAAGCGTCAGGTCCGCACCATGCTCGAGGAGGTCGATCTGCGGCTCGGCCGGTGCGGTCGCAAGCCGCTCCGCACCGAGGGCCTGGACACCGGTGAGTGGGTCCTGGCGGACTACGGCGACCTGGTGGTCCATATCTTCCAGACCGAGGCAAGGGACTTCTACGCCCTGGACCGCCTGTGGGGTGATGCCCCGCGCCTCCTGTGGGAGCCGGACCCGCCGGATTGA
- the rpmA gene encoding 50S ribosomal protein L27 — MSKTKGGGSTKNGRDSHAKRLGPKVFDGQEIKAGTILVRQRGTRIHPGVNVRRGGDDTLFAIAPGTVKYHRQGGRRRVSVLTDLH, encoded by the coding sequence ATGTCCAAGACCAAGGGTGGAGGGTCCACCAAGAACGGCCGTGATTCGCACGCCAAGCGGCTCGGTCCGAAGGTCTTCGATGGTCAGGAGATCAAGGCGGGGACGATCCTGGTGCGCCAGAGAGGCACCCGCATCCATCCGGGAGTCAACGTACGCCGCGGGGGCGATGACACGCTGTTCGCGATCGCTCCGGGCACGGTGAAGTACCACCGGCAGGGTGGTCGCCGCCGGGTGAGTGTCCTGACCGACCTCCACTGA